The following are encoded in a window of Panicum virgatum strain AP13 chromosome 5N, P.virgatum_v5, whole genome shotgun sequence genomic DNA:
- the LOC120674462 gene encoding uncharacterized protein LOC120674462, whose product MKAYPVGNINLPVTFGNKTNFRTETLTFEVVDWKGAYHAILGRPAYAKFMAVPNYTYPKLKLPGQSGVITVSGSFKKAYVSSREYYDLATTAANSAELGQFHATTAECRPDLGKPIQAPAFVSTDETKSVAVDDADPTKMVRVGSQLSTK is encoded by the coding sequence ATGAAGGCGTACCCGGTCGGCAACATCAatttgccggtcacgttcggcaACAAAACCAACTTCCGCACTGAGACCCTCACGTTCGAGGTGGTGGACTGGAAGGGGGCGTACCATGCCATTCTCGGGCGCCccgcctacgccaagttcatggcagtgcccaactacacctaccccAAGCTCAAGCTGCCAGGCCAAAGTGGAGTCATCACGGTGAGCGGCTCCTTCAAGAAGGCCTACGTCAGCAGCCGCGAGTACTATGATCTCGCCACCACTGCGGCGAACTCGGCTGAGCTCGGCCAGTTTCACGCCACCACTGCCGAGTGTCGTCCTGACCTTGGCAAACCCATCCAGGCACCGGCCTTCGTCTCAACCGATGAGACCAAGTCGGTCGCGGTCGACGACGCGGATCCAACCAAGATGGTGCGGGTCGGCTCCCAGCTGTCGACCAAATAG